ATCAAAGCCATGCACTTCTAGATACACTTTTAAAAATTTACAATTTACACCAGTTTTCCAATAAATGACCAGGGCCACAGACAGTCAGGTTAACAGCTCAGGGGATGTATTTTCTGAAAATATTACACTTAACATTATTAGGTGATAGTAACAGTTGCTGTTGATTTGCCACAGGTTGTTGTTTTTCACCATGTAGTGCTGATCGTCTACCACAGTAATGGCTCGTTCAAACTGTGTGAGGAATTCTTTGCACTTCAATTAGTGGCATAAAACACATTAAGTTCCACTTGACTTTCTTatctttaatgtttttgtttacatgtttttcttttctctaacTTCAATGAATTCAATCCTGACATTTTGCACCAAGGACTACACATACAGCAGTCCTTCCCACAAAACAATGTAATGAGTTAAGTTATAAGAATGCTTCATCAATTCCCCATTAACAAGCATCAACAAAACATTAATAATAATGCTTAAAGGGAACATGATATTTGATTTAACTcaaaaagcaacacattctcTAAATATCTCAAAAATCACAATATCATCCAAAATACTTGACACATTCCTTCAAGATCTTGACCACATACAGTTTCCAAATGGATGGGAACTAGTTTGTCTGTTCTGTTGTCATCTGAGATCCATCCAAAATCAATGTTGCCTGTTGCAACATCCTCCGGTTATTGAACTGAGTGAGCAAATATTTCATTAGGGCCAGGATCAGGAGAATAAATTTAAACTTTCATGCTCCGAGTGGTGAAAGCAATGAAGGTACTAATCTTATGTGCTTTTAAGTCAAGTGGGCAGATAGAAATGTTAAAATTGATAAACATAAGATTACAATCATTTTGAAAGGTAGAACTAATATTTTTGTTGGCTAATGTTGCCGTTCATTTTACTGCCTCAAGAAAAAAGCAAACATGATCTGTTTCATCTTGACCTGCACAGAAACTGAATTTTAATGCAATGAATACAACATTGACATTAGTGTCTGGCACAGTTTCAGCTTCTGGTCTTTTATATTTGGGTTTATGTACAGCTTATGTTTGTTTCCAGACAGAACATTCgcctttaatcttttttttttttaaagagagtagAGAACCCTCTGATAAAACATGCTCGTGACCTGTTTGTATGCCAACTTCTGATTGGCCTAGAAGAGGAAACAGTTTATGTAAACAGTAAAGGATTTGTAGAAGGTGAAAGTATTTGTCTCTCTTGTTCAAGCGAAACATGAAGCTGTTAATTTTGGTTGGCCTGCTTTGTCTCAGCTTCGCCCAACATAATCCCCACTTCAGGCATGAAAGGACAGCAATCGTCCACCTGTTTGAGTGGCGCTGGGCCGACATCGCTGCAGAGTGTGAACGTTTCTTGGGTCCTAAAGGATTTGGGGGCGTTCAGGTATGTAGAGCTGAACACAGGTATGACACATGCTCTATTTCTCGGGAAGGGAAAGCAATTGATAATAAACCGCTTGATGTAAATGCACCAAGCAGTTTGCTCATAGTGTGACAGAGAGTAGTTAAATGTTTAGAATCATTGAACATGTCGACATTACAAATTCTGGATTGAGCAATTGTAATAACTTGATGAAATATGCTCTATAAAGAATAAGAATATTATTGCAAAATCCATGATTTTTACAGCTGATGTTTTCTTCCACATTCATTCAAACTTAAGCTGAACTATCTAAAGGATACCCTCAGCTTAAGTTTGTCTGTTGAGATTGTTGGAGAAAACAAGATGATAATGCACAATACATAGCATATTTTTGAAGGGTCAGGATTACTTTTTCTAAATTTTGGAGGGGTTTTTTTCTGAGCCAAAACTGTTTGCACAGGCTGAATAATTCTTGTTAGATTGACTACAGTGTCCCTCTATTGTAAACTTGCCTAGTAACACCCATTTGTAACTACCATTAATCAGTAAAACCTATTTAGTAATAGTCTCCCATATACaggattctttaaaaaaaaaatcagtaatgTAATGTTTTGCTATGTTCTATGTTGCTCAGATCTCACCGCCAAATGAACACATTGTGCTAGACAGTCCCTGGAGGCCCTGGTGGCAGAGATACCAGCCAATCAGCTACAACTTGTGCTCCAGATCTGGCAGTGAGGATGAATTTAAAGACATGGTCACAAGATGCAACAATGTTGGGGTAAACCACATTACACCAGTAATTCAATGAAAAGCTGTAAAGCCACTGTTTGTATTTCTCAACACCTTGTATATCTACACAAACCcaccaaaatcacaaatattACATGACACTTAATCCTTTATGCATTGTACTGCTTTATTGTTTCTGATATtctaaataaaagcaaaaaacatCGTAACAATATACCTGAGATTCAGCTTGTTATGTAAAGAGTGTAAAGGTGATCCTGCATTGCATACACATTGAGTTGGCgtgttgcactttttttttttaaaggtcaaCATCTATGTGGATGCTGTCATCAACCACATGTGCGGAACTAGTGGAGGGGCAGGAAACCACTCCTCATGTGGAAgctggtttaacgcaggcaacgAGGAGTTCCCCAGCGTCCCCTATTCCTCTTTGGACTtcaatgataaaaaatgcttgACTGGTAGTGGTGGGATTGAAAACTATAGTGAAAAACATCAGGCAATTAAAACCCAGAAATATGTTCAGAtcaatccattttttttcttccaaaatgACCATTTAGAATTGTAAAAAATCGTTTAATTTTAGAGGTTTTTATTCAGGgctttttcaaaatattttgaTATAAATGTTATGAAAAATcataatagattaaaaaaatgtatatacatTTGCTAACTTTGGGTAATTGTATGAATgaaatgagctttaaaacaTGTATAAAGGTATTAACTATTTCAGGTGCGTGACTGCCGCCTGGTCAGCCTTCTGGACCTTGCGCTGGAGAAAGATTACGTCAGAGGCAAGGTGGCTGCGTACATGAACATGATGATTGACTTGGGTGTGGCTGGATTTAGAGTGGATGCCTGCAAGCACATGTGGCCTGGTGACCTGGATAATGTTTATGGTCGTCTTCACAACCTCAACACTACATGGTTTCCCAGTGACTCCAAACCCTTCATCTACCAGGAGGTAGATTTcccaaatacttttttttccttccatatCCATAGCCATATTTTAGTCTCATATAGATACCAGCATGACACATTCCAAATTAATTCACGGTTTGTCATTCATCTGTTGCAACAAATTTGGTAAACTTGCAGTTGAGAATTTTTAGGCCCATTTTCAGTGATTCTCACAGCACAAAAATGCCTTGTCTTTTATGGAGTGTTTCAATCCTTGCTCCATCTTACAAAACTTACTGCATTTAAGGAGCATTTCTTTGATGCATTTGATGCAAGGGGTTCAGTTTTGGCCTGTGTGGTGTTTGGCTGTtgccagcaaaaaaaaaaaaaatctgggagTTCAGAGGGACATACTTACTCTCCAGCAATATCACACCAGACAATTCGTGGTTTCAAGTGGTTTCATGGTTTCAATTCAAGTGAGTTGAATTTACCAAAAAGGATGGTTGAGAGTATTTTACTTGGATGTATTGCAACTTGGTTTGCAGCCAGTGAACTGAAACGACTGCttgaaaaaaacatacattcacaTTTTTGATTGGTCAAGCACTGACAGTAATTTATTTGCAAACAAGTGATTGTATAACTACTAACTGCCAACACATTCAGTGGGtatacatgatgagattaattcgattatagctatcgttgggttatgctccttatttgagaaagggtaattatccttggatatatggcggtgaataaatcgaatcattggcacaaagcatgtcataccccggtgcgataggtggcgctgtacccatttcaactattgctaatagagccacttcaccaccaacaacaacaacaaactcaggcattcgagaaagatggtgAACGaaaagcaagatgaagctatgtccctctatattttcgtttgtgatgagctgcttattgcacagaCGCGTTATTCGCGTTatattatttgtttctttttgatgGCGACAACAacaatatcgtctcctttgacttctggTCCACGATCCCGGGAAgcaatctcgagcatgcgcagaacacaaagtccaaatcaccacgtgcttcaccgtctacaagtacgcttagtgtgactttcaaccgagttatctcggggtcccAATCCGATCGTGAGTAACCCCATCCGATttcatttcttgtcagattaaggtgtatacatgaatttaataactccgtcttattgtaatttagccattaatccgatttttacagtgccatgtaaccccacatTGTTCCATAAATTATTACTCATAACAAAATGTGGCAGTCCGCTGCATTGTGGAAAGCAGAAACACTAAGGAAACAGATGTTGACTGGAATGCAATTATTAGTTGATAAAAAAGTATTTGTCACACAAAATATCAAAAGTCAAGGTGCACACTAAAAGATTAGTGTAAAAGCTGCATAAGACATGGTTAGGGAGGTAAGATAAAAGACAGATCAGGTGATAAGTCTATAGCTGTCTTTTACTGAGTGCAACTGAAGAGGGAACAAAAACGCACACCTCACAGGACACAAGAAAAGCAAAAAGGAGAAACAGACTCAAGGTTGTGAGTGCTGCTCAGACTACTAAAGCAAACAAGTTACAAATGGGTGGTGCAGAAGTCTATGCTTTAGATGCAGACATGTGGGAACTGGTATGACAGTTTCATTGTATATTGAAGCAACTGCACTGACAGCCAGCTGAGGAGAGGACATCCGGATTGGGTCAGGGCTGAGACACAGATCCAATCAGCTGTGAAGGCAAGTGGGAAGGAGAGAAAAGCAGAAGAGGAATCAATCTGGGCTTACTCCATACACACCAACAATCATGGATGGGCACTGATATATcctatttttgcttaaaaaattATCACACAGGGTTAGCAAAACGGAGCAGAGTGTGTGCAGAGTCCCAGGACTGTAACCCAAAAAAACATATGAACATCTGTCTTTTCACTACAATACTAAACCATTTGTTGAGTGAATGATATGATACCGataatttgaaatatttttagTTTCAGTGTATGGATGATTTCAATTCAGTGCTCTTTTCACACTAGGTAATAGATTTGGGGGGTGAGGCAATctcatcttcagagtatttccaACTGGGAAGGGTGACTGAGTTCAAGTATGGCGCCAAGCTCGGAAATGTCTTCAGAAAGTGGCACGGGGAGAAGCTGTTTTACACCAGGTACATTTGTTTCAGCTTGTGTGCCAAACTCAAAAATCACGGACACTACTTTAATTGTCATTACTTGCAAATTTgttgtttaatttttaattgaattgatatCAGAAAAAATAAAGACTCAGAGCTTCTGAATTAAATGATTTAATGATTTAATTAAAGACTTTCAGAGTAAACTTCtaattttgttttctgtatCCAGGAACTGGGGAGAGGGATGGGACTTCATGTCTGATGGAAATGCTGTGGTCTTTATTGATAACCATGACAACCAGAGGGGTCATGGTGCTGGTGGTGCATCCATCATTACCTTTTGGGACTCCAGACTCCACAAAATGGCTGTAGGCTATATGTTGGCCCACCCTTACGGAGTGGCCAGGGTCATGTCTAGCTATCGTTGGGACCGACACTTTGTGAATGGAAAAGTATGTTCTCCCTCTGCAGGCATAATGACTAAATGTAAATGACAAATAATGGACATTTAGAAGATTCTGTGTAATTTATCAATGATTGCAGGATCAGAATGACTGGATGGGCCCTCCCAGCAACGGCAATGGATCCACCAAGCCTGTCCCTGTCAACCCTGACCAAACCTGTGGAGACGGATGGGTGTGTGAGCACAGATGGCGTCAGATCACGTAAGTTCTTGAAGAAAATGACCATTTTGCACACAGAACACACATAATTCTGCTTAGTTATATGAATCATGTATATATGAATCATGTATATGCTTGAAATGCATATACATATTTAAAATGCAATTTCCAATCTTCTTTTAGGAACATGGTCATTTTCCGTAATGTGGTCAAAGGACAGCCTCACTCCAACTGGTGGGACAACCAGAGcaaccaggttgcctttggacGTGGTAATCGTGGTTTCATCGTCTTCAACAATGATGACTGGTAAAGATTGAATATTACTTTCATAAACTTAAGTGTAATGGCTCCTATACACCAAATCAacataaagaagaagaagaggcaaCGAATGACTCCCCATGTGTCTCTTCGCATCACCGGAGTCTGAACAAATAAAATAGCTTATGTACATATCATAATAGATGACTTCCAACTGATGGCCAGGACATACACTCTTTACTTGACCTGGCAGGAATTGTTTGCCAGTGAAGAAGGGGTCAGTAGCACATACTTACAGTGAGAGAAAATGGAATAatgagttagaaaaaaaaaagcattaacatAGCAGCATGggctttgtgttttttgattctGTCAAAATGAGCTGGCCTCTCTTGAGTCTTGATGGTCTGTTTCATCTTCAGTATTTTCACTCCACATGGAAGTGTGACAGAGTTGCTCATTTTAGAGATATGAAGATAACAAATGACATGAGATTGTGTTTGTTAAAGTTGCCCTAGAAAGTTAGCTTTCTGCTGTCACCGCCCCTTCCCCTCATGTGCCCTCATCTCCActaaacagccaatcagagtgaaCTCTTTCACAGATAGCCATAAATGGTACTTAACAGCACATTTCTAGTCCAACTGACCACTCATAGCACCTTTACattacaagccacattcacacacacacacacacacacacacacacacacacacacacacactcatacggCACCTCTCATCCAATGCAACAGGCTACACAGTACTTTTTTCTCTATTGCTCAAATGCATACACCAATGGCCACATCGGTAGTCAACATGGGGTTAAGTGTTTTGCcaaaggacacttcgacatgtggtCTTGGGAAACCATGAGTTGAACCACGACCGTCCAGTTGGCAGACGACTGCTCTTCCCCTAAGATACAGTCATCCCAAATAGTGCCTCTGCAAGTTGAATCCCTGAAAAAAGATGCAGAAGGAGTCCAACAATAGCGATAGGGCAGACATGTCAATAATACAAGAGAGACAGATGCTCTAGATGTGCCCAATGGCCGATTTGTCGGCTTAGTGTATAATACCCCAAATGGATAGATTAAACAAACACATAATTAGATGAAGTgcatacattttctttaaaatccAGAAAACTGTAATTTTGTGAAGTAAACATGTACTGGTGGATGTGAACAAAGctttaaacaattaaaaaatcCATTTATAGtacattttaaaattcttcttgttttttttctcttcatatAAATTTGCCCATAGGTTGCAAGCCTCTAAGCTGGGAGGCTCTGAAAATATCATTTTAGTGTTGCATTGTCTCTAAAACGGCCTTGTCTTCACCTTCAGGGACTTGGATGTGACTCTGAACACTGGCCTGCCAAGTGGCACCTACTGTGACATCATTTCTGGCCAGAAGGAAGGAAACGGGTGCACTGGGAAGCAGATCAATGTTGGTGATGGTGGTCGCGCCCACTTTAAGATCAGCAACAGAGATGAGGATCCCTTTGTTGCTGTTCATGTGGAATCTAAGCTGTAAACAGATCCTGTATGATATGAATCTTATCTCATCTTAAATAATGGATTTTGCTGAattgaatgaaaaagaaaacattgaatGATATATTTAGCTTTAAAACAAGAACATTATAGAAATAAATGCCAAAATTGATTAAATAATGATTGATAAGAGATATAGTCCAATTACCTTTCCCCCCAAGTATAAggaatattatatataatataacacTTGAGCTCAGTTTATATATCGTATATGACGAAGGGGAATTCATGAGAGGCATATACAGAAAATCTGTCATTCTGTTAAAGTAAAAAGGACTATTTAATTATATGGTGTGACCATAATTTGTTCAAAAATAAGAACTGGCTTAATTTCAGTGCCTTCTAAAACCTTGTGGATTGTTAAGCTTTCATTGTGAAACATTGCTCTGTGTAAGGAAAATGGTAGGGACAGAAACTTTAGACGCAGTCAGAAACAATCAGGTAAAACTGGTCCACAGATATAGACAACATTCTCAATGGAATAGCAGCTTTTTCCTGTACACCTAAACCAGATTGCCAGTTCTTCACAGGATCTACACAGTGACAACTGTACACCATTAAATTCACACCTTCAGCCAATTTAGAATCATCAGTTAGCCAAGTATACTTTTGTTCAGTGTGTCAGAGAAGGTTGGAGCATCATAGAAAAGCCCAGCTGAGGTAGAaggagaacatacaaactcaCACAGAATGCAACAGGTTTGTATACTCAGATCCTTATTGCTTTGGTTACCACTATGTCACCCACACTGGCAACATTCATTTGCTTTCCATGTAACAATTGTACATGTAAAGTCAAGACTAA
The sequence above is drawn from the Odontesthes bonariensis isolate fOdoBon6 chromosome 14, fOdoBon6.hap1, whole genome shotgun sequence genome and encodes:
- the LOC142398254 gene encoding alpha-amylase-like isoform X2 produces the protein MKLLILVGLLCLSFAQHNPHFRHERTAIVHLFEWRWADIAAECERFLGPKGFGGVQISPPNEHIVLDSPWRPWWQRYQPISYNLCSRSGSEDEFKDMVTRCNNVGVNIYVDAVINHMCGTSGGAGNHSSCGSWFNAGNEEFPSVPYSSLDFNDKKCLTGSGGIENYSEIFQVRDCRLVSLLDLALEKDYVRGKVAAYMNMMIDLGVAGFRVDACKHMWPGDLDNVYGRLHNLNTTWFPSDSKPFIYQEVIDLGGEAISSSEYFQLGRVTEFKYGAKLGNVFRKWHGEKLFYTRNWGEGWDFMSDGNAVVFIDNHDNQRGHGAGGASIITFWDSRLHKMAVGYMLAHPYGVARVMSSYRWDRHFVNGKDQNDWMGPPSNGNGSTKPVPVNPDQTCGDGWVCEHRWRQITNMVIFRNVVKGQPHSNWWDNQSNQVAFGRGNRGFIVFNNDDWDLDVTLNTGLPSGTYCDIISGQKEGNGCTGKQINVGDGGRAHFKISNRDEDPFVAVHVESKL
- the LOC142398254 gene encoding alpha-amylase-like isoform X1; protein product: MKLLILVGLLCLSFAQHNPHFRHERTAIVHLFEWRWADIAAECERFLGPKGFGGVQISPPNEHIVLDSPWRPWWQRYQPISYNLCSRSGSEDEFKDMVTRCNNVGVNIYVDAVINHMCGTSGGAGNHSSCGSWFNAGNEEFPSVPYSSLDFNDKKCLTGSGGIENYSEKHQVRDCRLVSLLDLALEKDYVRGKVAAYMNMMIDLGVAGFRVDACKHMWPGDLDNVYGRLHNLNTTWFPSDSKPFIYQEVIDLGGEAISSSEYFQLGRVTEFKYGAKLGNVFRKWHGEKLFYTRNWGEGWDFMSDGNAVVFIDNHDNQRGHGAGGASIITFWDSRLHKMAVGYMLAHPYGVARVMSSYRWDRHFVNGKDQNDWMGPPSNGNGSTKPVPVNPDQTCGDGWVCEHRWRQITNMVIFRNVVKGQPHSNWWDNQSNQVAFGRGNRGFIVFNNDDWDLDVTLNTGLPSGTYCDIISGQKEGNGCTGKQINVGDGGRAHFKISNRDEDPFVAVHVESKL